Proteins encoded by one window of Pecten maximus chromosome 15, xPecMax1.1, whole genome shotgun sequence:
- the LOC117343276 gene encoding protein argonaute 2-like, which yields MGHVLDSGGGGRGHVLDSGGGGRGPMLDSGWRGRRHVLGSGGGGTGHVLDSGGRGRGPMLDSGWRGRRHVLDSGGGRRGHVLDSGGGGRGHVLDSGGGRGHVLDSGGGGRGPVLDSGGEGRGHVLDSGGGGRGHVLDSGGGGGGEVPCWTVEGEGEVPCWTVEGKEGATCLTVEGEGEVPYWTMEGEEEATCWTVEGEEGATCWTVEGEEGATCWTVEGKEGPRAGQWRERERPRAGQWRRRKVSRA from the coding sequence ATGGGCCACGTGCTGGATAGTGGAGGGGGAGGAAGGGGCCACGTGCTGGACAGTGGAGGGGGAGGGAGAGGTCCCATGCTGGACAGTGGATGGAGAGGAAGGCGCCACGTGCTGGGCAGTGGAGGGGGAGGAACGGGCCACGTGCTAGACAGTGGAGGGAGAGGGAGAGGTCCCATGCTGGACAGTGGATGGAGAGGAAGGCGCCACGTGCTGGACAGTGGAGGGGGAAGAAGGGGCCACGTGCTGGATAGTGGAGGGGGAGGAAGGGGCCACGTGCTGGACAGTGGAGGGGGGAGGGGCCACGTGCTGGACAGTGGAGGGGGAGGGAGAGGTCCCGTGCTGGACAGTGGAGGGGAAGGAAGGGGCCACGTGCTGGACAGTGGAGGGGGAGGAAGGGGCCACGTGCTGGAcagtggaggggggggggggggagaggtCCCGTGTTGGACAGTGGAGGGAGAGGGAGAGGTCCCATGCTGGACAGTTGAGGGAAAGGAGGGGGCCACGTGCCTGACAGTGGAGGGGGAGGGAGAGGTCCCATACTGGACAATGGAGGGAGAGGAAGAGGCCACATGCTGGACAGTGGAGGGGGAGGAAGGGGCCACGTGCTGGACAGTGGAGGGAGAGGAAGGGGCCACATGCTGGACAGTGGAGGGGAAGGAGGGGCCACGTGCTGGACAATGGAGGGAGAGGGAGCGGCCACGTGCTGGACAGTGGAGGAGGAGGAAGGTGTCCCGTGCTTGA